A window of Tautonia plasticadhaerens contains these coding sequences:
- a CDS encoding TIGR03067 domain-containing protein — MIGLAALLPILLASPGPDDGAPGRPDDLRRHQGTWAVVRSIRDGEEGPVDAMKEITRVVEGDRVVWERSGEPFAATRFELDPDADPKAIDLIPEGGPNRGEKVLGIYAFEDDLLVLCTADAGRPRPTSFEAGPGSGTTLMTFRRLDPADAPPPGDSP; from the coding sequence ATGATCGGCCTCGCCGCCCTGCTCCCGATCCTGCTCGCCTCACCGGGGCCGGACGACGGCGCCCCCGGTCGCCCGGACGATCTCCGACGCCATCAGGGCACCTGGGCCGTCGTCCGGTCGATCCGGGACGGCGAGGAAGGCCCGGTCGACGCGATGAAGGAGATCACCCGGGTGGTGGAGGGGGATCGGGTCGTCTGGGAGCGATCGGGGGAACCGTTCGCCGCCACCCGGTTCGAGCTCGACCCTGACGCCGACCCGAAGGCCATCGACCTGATCCCCGAAGGGGGGCCGAACCGGGGGGAAAAGGTCCTGGGAATCTACGCCTTCGAGGACGACCTGCTCGTCCTCTGCACCGCCGACGCCGGCCGTCCCCGGCCGACCTCCTTCGAGGCCGGGCCCGGCAGCGGCACCACGCTGATGACCTTCCGGCGCCTCGATCCGGCGGACGCCCCCCCGCCGGGCGACTCCCCCTGA